Proteins from a genomic interval of Desulfofustis limnaeus:
- a CDS encoding metal ABC transporter solute-binding protein, Zn/Mn family — MPRMSLCRSTILLLCIGSLLSLIVPGLSPAAEKRPVVVASTTQLADFARQIGGDQVDVRSILAPGADPHTYLPTPRDVETVLSADLCLENGLHLEGKNWMGTLARDAGKPLLTATAAITPLTIDGGGEPIPDPHAWLSAPNAAAYVNTILAGLIDIDPQRRALYESRAKLYLQQLRVLDAWIRFQVGQIPPDQRVLVTTHDAFNYFCREYRFNPGNDYLSIAPVGWSTGGEVGAGITPERRRQVVESIRRSGTKAIFVETTVNPKQVREIATETGIVIGGELYSDSMGPAGSAGETYIGMMRENVLMIVEALK; from the coding sequence ATGCCCCGCATGTCTCTTTGCCGCTCCACCATTCTGCTGCTCTGCATCGGGTCACTTTTGAGCCTGATCGTCCCCGGCCTGTCGCCGGCCGCAGAAAAGCGGCCCGTGGTGGTCGCCTCCACCACCCAGTTGGCCGACTTTGCCCGGCAGATCGGCGGCGACCAGGTGGACGTCAGGAGCATCCTCGCCCCCGGCGCCGACCCGCACACCTACCTGCCCACCCCGCGCGACGTGGAGACCGTGCTCAGCGCCGATCTCTGCCTGGAAAACGGCCTGCACCTGGAGGGCAAGAACTGGATGGGAACGCTCGCCCGCGATGCGGGCAAGCCGCTGCTCACGGCAACCGCCGCCATCACGCCGTTGACCATCGACGGCGGCGGGGAGCCGATTCCCGACCCGCATGCCTGGTTAAGCGCCCCGAACGCCGCCGCCTACGTCAATACTATCCTGGCCGGGCTGATCGATATCGATCCACAGCGGCGCGCCCTTTACGAATCACGAGCCAAGCTCTACCTGCAACAGCTGCGCGTGCTCGACGCCTGGATCCGCTTCCAGGTCGGCCAGATTCCCCCGGACCAGCGAGTCCTGGTCACCACCCACGACGCCTTCAATTATTTCTGCCGTGAATATCGCTTCAATCCAGGCAACGATTATCTCTCCATCGCCCCGGTCGGCTGGTCCACCGGCGGCGAGGTGGGCGCCGGCATCACCCCGGAACGGCGACGGCAGGTGGTGGAGTCGATCCGTCGCTCAGGCACCAAGGCGATCTTCGTGGAGACCACGGTCAACCCGAAACAGGTCCGGGAGATCGCCACCGAGACCGGCATCGTCATCGGCGGCGAACTCTATTCCGACTCCATGGGGCCGGCCGGCTCGGCCGGTGAGACATACATCGGCATGATGCGGGAAAACGTGCTGATGATTGTCGAGGCCCTCAAGTAG
- a CDS encoding STAS domain-containing protein yields MTYTWTTAGDCDILAVNGNLDSNSAPAVGQQLDEYGSGSPRTLVLDCSGLEYISSAGLRVVIKANQKQAAAGRKLILCGLQEYVREVFDMAGLGKLLDIRPNRQAALS; encoded by the coding sequence ATGACCTACACCTGGACCACGGCAGGAGACTGCGACATCCTGGCCGTAAACGGCAACCTCGATTCCAACAGCGCTCCCGCCGTGGGACAGCAACTCGACGAATACGGTTCGGGTTCGCCGCGCACGCTGGTGCTTGACTGCAGCGGTCTCGAATACATCTCCAGCGCCGGTCTGCGGGTGGTGATCAAGGCCAACCAGAAACAGGCCGCGGCCGGCCGCAAGCTGATCCTGTGCGGCTTGCAGGAATACGTCCGGGAGGTCTTCGACATGGCCGGCCTCGGCAAGCTTCTCGATATCCGACCCAATCGGCAGGCGGCCCTGTCCTGA
- a CDS encoding SpoIIE family protein phosphatase produces MRINSSITAKAVSLVLLISLFVLAVVHLYNYLVSRRIIIDLAEDNSRAVASTIVNRIAARLTPVETIIRNLAVTLENPDLTDQAIIDLTRAVVSRNEEIFASAIAFEPYSLIPDQLYFSPYSYRDGATVVSKMLGGSDYRYFHQNWYLLPKLLDRPVWTEPYHDTGGGDILMATYAVPFYRSRPDGGRDLAGIVTADISLAWLQDLLAGLKLYDSGYAVLLSDSGKFLYHPNRALILNETIFSLAESRLDRQLWEIGRDAVNGGTGFLERESYLHNAPSFFYYHPLPVGDWSLCFLFPRAEVLREITSLTRTTLTINLLGFLVLALAITWLTRRFTRPLITLSLSAQEIAGGNLDAAIPTTTSRDELGRLTVSFSEMQRSLRHHIERLTETTAQNERIESELRIARTIQMSILPKLFPPFPERSEFDIYASIRPAREIGGDLYDFFFIDQHRFCFLIGDVSDKGVPAAFFMAVTKTLLKVVADQHADPGAILTTVNSDLAEGNESCMFVTLFIGILDLRSGQLATGNAGHNSPIRLNGSGATLLPTPHEPLAGAMDGIDYTTTTFQLEAGDTLFLYTDGVTEAVGSDGSFYGEQRLLDTVTEAGGGNAEQIVTAVDDSVRSFCAGAEQFDDITMLCLCFHAPSPQLRTNGITALPPEPTTRTLTLRLGTDLHALEELAAGLAPLKTERLLSDRDHYQLRLVLDELITNTVSYGFSDGSDGTITIDITVQPERLLTVVYRDDGLPFDPLAADVPPEERGTEAVNFGGIGLSLVKSIMDDIAYRRQDDANIITMNKNLAADRPPPTDKEQT; encoded by the coding sequence ATGCGGATTAACTCGAGCATCACCGCCAAGGCGGTCTCTCTCGTCCTGCTCATATCGCTCTTTGTCCTGGCCGTGGTGCATCTCTACAACTATCTGGTATCGCGACGCATCATCATCGATCTGGCAGAGGACAACAGCCGCGCCGTGGCCAGCACCATCGTCAACCGGATCGCCGCCCGGCTCACCCCGGTGGAAACCATCATCCGCAACCTCGCCGTCACCCTGGAAAACCCCGACCTCACCGATCAGGCGATCATCGACCTGACTCGGGCGGTGGTCTCCCGAAACGAAGAGATCTTCGCCTCGGCCATCGCCTTCGAGCCGTACTCCTTGATCCCCGACCAGCTCTATTTTTCCCCGTACAGCTACCGGGACGGTGCGACAGTTGTCTCGAAGATGCTGGGTGGCAGCGATTACCGCTATTTCCACCAGAACTGGTATCTGTTGCCGAAGCTGCTCGACCGGCCGGTGTGGACCGAACCGTACCATGATACCGGCGGCGGCGACATCCTCATGGCCACCTACGCCGTCCCCTTTTATCGGAGTCGACCGGACGGCGGCCGGGATCTGGCCGGCATCGTCACCGCCGACATCTCGCTGGCCTGGCTGCAGGATCTGCTCGCCGGATTGAAACTCTACGACAGCGGTTACGCCGTGCTGCTCTCCGACAGTGGTAAGTTTCTCTACCACCCGAACAGAGCACTGATCCTCAACGAGACCATCTTCTCCCTGGCCGAATCCCGCCTCGACCGGCAGCTTTGGGAGATCGGCCGGGATGCCGTCAACGGCGGCACCGGTTTCCTGGAGCGAGAGAGCTACCTGCACAACGCCCCGAGCTTTTTTTACTACCACCCCCTGCCGGTGGGCGACTGGTCGCTGTGCTTTCTCTTTCCCCGGGCCGAAGTGCTGCGGGAGATCACCAGCCTGACCAGGACGACACTGACCATCAACCTGCTTGGCTTCCTTGTGCTGGCCCTGGCCATCACCTGGTTGACTCGCCGCTTCACCCGGCCGCTCATCACCCTGTCCCTCTCCGCCCAGGAGATCGCCGGCGGCAATCTGGACGCGGCGATCCCCACGACGACCAGCCGCGACGAACTGGGCCGCCTCACCGTCTCCTTCAGCGAGATGCAGCGGTCGCTGCGCCATCACATCGAGCGTCTCACCGAGACCACCGCGCAAAACGAACGGATCGAATCCGAGCTGCGGATCGCCCGGACCATCCAGATGAGCATTCTCCCCAAACTCTTCCCGCCCTTCCCGGAGCGGAGCGAGTTCGACATCTACGCCTCGATCCGCCCGGCCCGGGAGATCGGCGGCGACCTCTACGACTTCTTCTTCATCGACCAACACCGTTTCTGCTTTCTCATCGGCGATGTCTCCGACAAGGGTGTGCCGGCAGCCTTCTTCATGGCGGTGACCAAGACCCTGCTCAAGGTCGTCGCCGACCAACATGCCGACCCCGGCGCCATCCTCACCACCGTGAACAGCGACCTGGCCGAGGGCAACGAATCCTGTATGTTCGTGACGCTGTTCATCGGCATCCTCGACCTACGCAGCGGCCAGCTGGCCACCGGCAACGCCGGACACAACAGCCCGATCCGCCTGAACGGCAGCGGCGCGACGCTGTTGCCGACACCTCACGAGCCGCTGGCCGGGGCCATGGATGGAATCGACTACACCACCACGACCTTCCAGCTCGAAGCAGGCGACACGCTCTTCCTCTACACCGACGGGGTCACCGAAGCCGTCGGCAGCGATGGAAGCTTTTACGGGGAACAGCGGCTGCTCGACACCGTGACCGAGGCCGGCGGCGGCAACGCTGAACAGATCGTCACGGCGGTCGACGACTCCGTCCGCTCCTTCTGCGCGGGAGCCGAACAATTCGACGATATCACCATGCTCTGTCTGTGCTTTCATGCCCCATCGCCGCAGCTGCGGACAAACGGGATAACCGCGCTGCCGCCGGAACCGACCACCCGTACCCTGACCCTGCGGCTCGGCACCGATCTGCACGCGCTGGAGGAATTGGCCGCCGGGCTGGCGCCGTTGAAGACCGAAAGACTCCTGAGCGATCGCGACCACTACCAGCTGCGCCTGGTCCTGGACGAACTGATCACCAACACCGTTTCCTACGGGTTCAGCGACGGTTCCGACGGCACCATCACCATCGATATCACCGTTCAACCGGAGCGACTGCTGACCGTTGTCTATCGTGACGACGGCTTACCATTCGACCCCCTGGCGGCGGACGTACCGCCGGAGGAACGGGGTACCGAAGCGGTCAACTTCGGCGGCATCGGCCTGTCGCTGGTGAAGTCGATCATGGACGACATCGCCTATCGCCGTCAGGACGACGCCAACATCATCACCATGAATAAAAACCTGGCCGCTGACCGGCCGCCACCCACCGACAAGGAGCAGACATGA
- a CDS encoding ABC transporter substrate-binding protein: MTRILLISALLCCFRPCPAAAAAAVRLALHWLPQAQFAGFYMAQDKGFYRDAGIDLTVLHGGTDSVPADRLSSGEAHFATMFLTAALERRAAGIPLVNICQLSQRTSLMLLTRKEDNIASVADLAGRRVAVWANEFQLQTWGLFRQHGISVSLVPFSGSMELFLKGAVSAALAMWYNEYHSVLASGYREEELHPLFFKDTDFDFPEDGLYCLAKTIEEHPDTVDAFIEATKQGWHYAFTHQEEALAVTERHMRAANLPFSAAHQRWMLRTMATLMQPDSGSGTFGTLPRPAFERVARALTEAGFTDRLPPYETFVRSVADAD; encoded by the coding sequence ATGACCCGAATCCTCCTCATCAGTGCCTTGCTCTGCTGCTTCCGGCCCTGCCCCGCGGCCGCTGCCGCCGCCGTTCGACTGGCCCTGCACTGGCTGCCGCAGGCTCAGTTCGCCGGCTTCTATATGGCCCAGGACAAGGGATTCTACCGCGACGCCGGCATCGACCTGACCGTGTTGCACGGTGGTACCGACAGTGTCCCGGCCGACCGCCTCAGTTCAGGCGAGGCCCATTTCGCCACGATGTTTCTGACAGCGGCGTTGGAACGACGGGCAGCCGGTATCCCGCTGGTCAACATCTGCCAGCTGAGTCAACGCACGTCACTGATGCTGCTGACCAGAAAAGAAGACAACATCGCGTCCGTCGCCGATCTTGCCGGCCGCCGGGTGGCGGTCTGGGCCAACGAGTTCCAGCTGCAGACCTGGGGGTTGTTCCGCCAGCACGGGATATCCGTGTCTCTGGTGCCCTTCTCCGGCTCCATGGAACTCTTTCTCAAGGGAGCGGTCAGCGCCGCCCTGGCCATGTGGTACAACGAGTATCATAGTGTTCTGGCATCGGGGTATCGCGAAGAGGAACTCCACCCGCTGTTCTTCAAAGACACCGACTTCGATTTCCCCGAGGACGGTCTTTACTGTCTGGCCAAGACCATCGAAGAACACCCGGACACGGTCGACGCCTTCATCGAAGCCACCAAGCAGGGCTGGCACTATGCCTTCACCCACCAGGAGGAGGCCTTGGCCGTCACCGAACGGCATATGCGTGCGGCCAATCTCCCCTTTTCCGCCGCCCACCAGCGCTGGATGCTGCGGACCATGGCAACCCTGATGCAGCCGGACAGCGGCTCGGGCACGTTTGGCACCCTGCCGCGGCCGGCCTTCGAGCGGGTGGCCCGGGCCCTGACCGAGGCCGGTTTCACCGATCGCCTGCCCCCTTACGAGACCTTTGTGCGGAGCGTGGCCGATGCGGATTAA
- a CDS encoding rhodanese-like domain-containing protein, which yields MVRGSSTPRTMGGKRWTPRGAVVLAVLLLVCCSAGCPHRSWASPYRAFFPRIETISTAELHDQLFTSTLVDVRSRFEFDVVHIARSINLPLETGQFADRIGRLVPVQDDLQLVLIGNDPDCSRAFEAAGIARSQGISQVRVYDAGVFSWLHAHPERTRLMGESPARLEMVLPLASHQRRRLSFEQLAAEAEKPESILIDVRNFYQRHRVPRDLPYRAIETEALLAAIGDRIWANQRLLIFDEDGSRSHWLHLFLRAAGFSDFFFLEGGMNGVPLARQMLIAENVDESISINQQRLRDSLNTLWELGQTSEFLTYVLSCLRRENIAFVQAIQAAAQLDITMEQIRELSRNLATGGQARFFDAGEYFVYQVDPLLAWKGDQRGLNWQRRVSQYHQRYLSLP from the coding sequence AGCTGGGCATCCCCGTACCGTGCCTTTTTCCCGCGCATCGAGACAATCTCCACGGCCGAACTGCACGACCAGTTGTTCACCTCGACTCTGGTGGATGTGCGCAGCCGCTTCGAGTTCGATGTGGTCCACATCGCCCGGTCAATCAACCTGCCGCTGGAGACGGGGCAGTTCGCCGACCGAATCGGACGATTGGTGCCCGTGCAGGACGACCTCCAACTGGTGCTGATCGGCAACGATCCGGACTGCTCCCGTGCCTTCGAGGCAGCTGGAATCGCTCGCTCCCAGGGGATCAGCCAGGTCCGTGTCTACGATGCCGGGGTCTTTTCCTGGCTGCACGCCCACCCGGAACGCACCCGGTTGATGGGGGAGAGCCCGGCCCGACTGGAGATGGTGTTGCCGCTGGCCAGCCATCAGCGGCGCCGTCTATCCTTCGAACAACTGGCGGCTGAGGCGGAGAAGCCGGAAAGCATCCTCATTGATGTCCGTAATTTCTATCAACGGCACCGTGTTCCTCGCGATCTCCCGTACCGGGCCATCGAAACCGAGGCTCTGCTGGCTGCCATCGGCGACCGAATCTGGGCCAATCAGCGATTGCTCATCTTTGATGAGGACGGCAGCCGCAGCCACTGGTTGCATCTCTTTCTACGCGCTGCCGGCTTCTCCGACTTCTTTTTTCTCGAAGGCGGCATGAACGGCGTTCCCTTGGCCCGACAGATGCTGATCGCGGAGAACGTTGACGAATCGATCTCAATCAATCAGCAACGGCTGCGTGATTCACTCAACACCCTCTGGGAGCTCGGCCAGACAAGCGAGTTTCTGACCTACGTGCTGTCCTGCCTGCGCCGGGAAAATATCGCCTTCGTCCAGGCCATCCAGGCGGCGGCGCAATTGGATATCACCATGGAACAGATCCGGGAGTTGTCACGTAACCTGGCCACCGGCGGGCAGGCGCGCTTTTTTGACGCGGGCGAATACTTCGTCTACCAGGTCGATCCGCTGCTCGCCTGGAAAGGCGACCAGCGCGGGTTGAACTGGCAGCGGCGAGTCAGCCAATACCATCAACGCTACCTGTCTCTGCCATGA
- a CDS encoding metal ABC transporter ATP-binding protein, whose amino-acid sequence MSPGKRFVIEVDHLTVSYQARPALLDVSIRIEEQQLVGVIGPNGAGKSTFIKAVLGFVKADIGTVRINGRDARAAKGEVAYVPQRSSVDWDFPITVEEVAMMGRYQQIPWYRSPTSDDRRAAREALAMVRMEEFARRQIGELSGGQQQRVFMARALAQGSDILLLDEPFAGVDAATERAILDVLERAKQAGKTLVVVHHDLSTAAEYFDKLILIKQRLYAYGPPRAVLREDLLSKVYEGRLRIFSSVIGEGNGRP is encoded by the coding sequence ATGAGCCCCGGCAAACGCTTCGTCATCGAGGTCGATCACCTCACCGTCAGCTACCAGGCCCGCCCGGCCCTGCTCGACGTCAGCATCCGCATCGAGGAGCAGCAGCTGGTCGGGGTCATCGGCCCCAACGGCGCCGGCAAATCGACGTTCATCAAGGCGGTGCTCGGCTTCGTCAAGGCCGACATCGGCACGGTGCGGATCAACGGCCGTGATGCCCGCGCCGCCAAGGGCGAGGTGGCCTACGTGCCGCAGCGCAGCTCGGTGGACTGGGACTTCCCGATCACCGTCGAGGAGGTGGCGATGATGGGCCGCTACCAGCAGATCCCCTGGTACCGCTCGCCCACCAGCGACGATCGACGGGCGGCCCGGGAGGCGCTGGCCATGGTACGCATGGAGGAATTCGCCCGGCGCCAGATCGGTGAGCTGTCCGGCGGCCAGCAGCAGCGGGTCTTCATGGCTCGAGCGCTGGCCCAGGGCAGTGACATCCTGCTGCTCGACGAACCGTTCGCCGGGGTCGACGCGGCCACCGAACGGGCCATCCTCGACGTGCTGGAACGTGCCAAGCAGGCGGGCAAGACCCTGGTGGTGGTACACCATGACCTGTCCACCGCCGCCGAGTATTTCGACAAGCTAATCCTCATCAAGCAACGACTCTACGCTTACGGCCCGCCGCGCGCCGTGTTGCGGGAAGATCTGTTGAGCAAGGTCTACGAAGGACGGCTGCGCATCTTCAGCAGCGTCATCGGTGAAGGGAACGG